One genomic segment of Kiritimatiella glycovorans includes these proteins:
- the miaA gene encoding tRNA (adenosine(37)-N6)-dimethylallyltransferase MiaA — translation MRRRSQIPRDERERTGGAEGNAGTSPEEERPPVSVLVGPTAAGKSATAHRIACRRNAVVVSADAMNVYRGMDIGTAKPDQSERGEVTYLGVDLVDPSESFSVGDYLRRVAPGVRAAVEAGREIIVAGGTGLYVRCLLEGLSDAPAADEAFRRWADRQDAPALRRELERLDPDALAALADPENPRRLVRAIECARAGHTKRTWARLPPGPPVAGLTMDRAVLHERIAGRIETMYAQGLLEEARRLRQGPLSSTAREAIGYREAFDVLDGACSLREAAERTRIRTRRLARRQMTWFRHQLRVEWVDMGDGPDPGVAEEGVQKIWEQYGRNRLRI, via the coding sequence ATGCGAAGGCGGAGTCAGATCCCGAGGGATGAACGGGAGCGGACCGGCGGGGCAGAGGGGAACGCCGGGACCTCACCGGAGGAAGAACGGCCTCCGGTCTCCGTCCTGGTCGGACCGACCGCGGCGGGGAAATCGGCGACCGCCCACCGGATCGCCTGCCGCCGCAACGCCGTCGTCGTATCGGCGGATGCCATGAATGTCTACCGCGGTATGGATATCGGCACCGCCAAACCCGATCAGAGCGAGCGCGGCGAGGTCACGTACCTCGGGGTCGACCTGGTCGATCCGTCGGAATCCTTCAGTGTGGGGGATTACCTGCGTCGGGTCGCTCCCGGGGTTCGCGCAGCGGTCGAGGCGGGGCGCGAGATCATTGTGGCCGGCGGAACGGGGCTGTATGTGCGTTGTCTGCTTGAAGGCCTCTCCGATGCGCCCGCCGCCGATGAGGCCTTCAGGCGGTGGGCCGACCGGCAGGACGCGCCCGCGCTGCGGCGGGAACTGGAGCGCCTCGATCCCGACGCCCTGGCCGCGCTGGCCGATCCCGAAAATCCGAGGCGGCTGGTGCGCGCGATCGAGTGCGCCCGCGCCGGGCATACGAAGCGCACGTGGGCCCGGCTTCCGCCCGGTCCGCCCGTGGCGGGGCTGACGATGGATCGCGCGGTGCTGCATGAAAGGATCGCGGGGCGGATCGAAACGATGTACGCTCAGGGCCTGCTGGAGGAGGCGCGGCGTCTCAGGCAGGGGCCGTTGTCCTCCACGGCGCGGGAGGCCATCGGCTACCGCGAGGCCTTCGACGTGCTGGACGGCGCGTGTTCGCTGCGCGAGGCCGCGGAGCGGACACGCATCCGCACCCGCCGCCTGGCCCGGAGGCAGATGACGTGGTTCCGCCACCAGCTTCGGGTGGAATGGGTTGACATGGGTGACGGCCCTGATCCCGGGGTGGCGGAAGAGGGCGTTCAAAAGATCTGGGAGCAGTATGGGCGGAACAGACTCCGTATCTGA
- a CDS encoding diacylglycerol/lipid kinase family protein has translation MERVRVFVNPRSGFGFSPSALKAISETWEDEQTELTFQYSHSAEDGSRKARRAVEEGIDTILVMGGDGMINSIGGALLDTEATLGVIPAGSGNGFARHFNIPLPAEQAARALRKAKRRRIDVGLAAGRPFFVTCSMAWDAAIVRTFEKFPFRGPLPYVFAGVYELFDYHPQPLEVELDGDRMHLDPPLVFTVANLTQYGNNACIAPHAQADDGRLEMVYMPNRDAPRFFTNLHRLFDRTLDTLPGVLTRSFRHMCVRRENADPLQMDGELVDAPRSVEVEVRPGALTVLVPDAE, from the coding sequence ATGGAACGCGTAAGGGTATTCGTCAATCCCCGCTCGGGGTTCGGTTTTTCTCCGTCGGCGTTGAAAGCGATCAGCGAGACGTGGGAGGATGAGCAGACGGAACTGACGTTCCAGTACAGCCACAGCGCCGAGGACGGGAGCCGCAAGGCGCGGCGGGCGGTCGAAGAGGGCATCGATACGATCCTCGTGATGGGCGGCGACGGGATGATCAACTCGATCGGGGGCGCGCTGCTCGACACGGAGGCGACGCTCGGGGTCATCCCGGCCGGGAGCGGGAACGGGTTCGCCCGTCATTTCAACATCCCGCTTCCCGCCGAACAGGCCGCCCGCGCCCTGCGCAAAGCGAAACGGCGGCGCATCGACGTGGGTCTCGCGGCGGGGCGGCCGTTTTTCGTCACCTGCAGCATGGCCTGGGACGCCGCCATTGTGCGCACTTTCGAGAAATTCCCATTCCGCGGCCCGCTCCCCTACGTCTTCGCCGGCGTGTACGAACTGTTCGACTACCATCCGCAGCCGCTGGAAGTGGAGCTGGACGGCGACCGCATGCATCTCGACCCGCCGCTGGTGTTCACCGTGGCCAACCTCACACAGTACGGCAACAACGCCTGTATCGCTCCGCATGCGCAGGCCGACGACGGACGGCTGGAGATGGTCTACATGCCCAACCGGGATGCGCCCCGTTTTTTCACCAACCTGCACCGCCTGTTCGACCGCACGCTCGACACGCTGCCCGGCGTGCTCACGCGGAGCTTCCGTCATATGTGCGTCCGGCGCGAAAACGCGGACCCCCTGCAGATGGACGGCGAGCTGGTCGACGCCCCGCGGTCGGTCGAGGTCGAAGTCCGTCCCGGCGCGTTAACGGTCCTCGTGCCCGATGCCGAATGA
- a CDS encoding PHP domain-containing protein, whose translation MIDLHLHSTYSDGSDRPAELMRKAAQAGVTAAALTDHDTTDGVPEFAEAAEGTGVEAVPAIELSACYDGGSMHMLGYGIDSGNDELREAVRRICEGRRERNETILDRLRELGYLLEWDDVLAEAGGEVVGRPHFAQALITRGYFKQKRPVFDRLLGRGQPAYAERFRFSPSRCIKLITRAGGAPVVAHPVSLRLPRGKLRDLLSSLKDLGLAGVEVFYPEHNERQVRVYRKLARELRLVMTGGSDYHGSFTPQLSIGRGFGDLHVPDSALRQLRARMARTRLPGRDG comes from the coding sequence ATGATCGACCTTCACCTCCACTCCACGTATTCGGACGGATCGGACCGTCCGGCGGAACTGATGCGGAAAGCAGCCCAGGCCGGAGTGACCGCCGCGGCCCTGACCGATCACGATACGACAGACGGAGTTCCGGAGTTCGCGGAGGCCGCGGAGGGCACCGGCGTGGAGGCCGTGCCGGCGATCGAATTGAGCGCCTGCTATGACGGCGGGTCGATGCATATGCTCGGTTACGGAATCGACTCGGGAAACGACGAACTCCGCGAGGCGGTGCGGCGGATCTGCGAAGGGCGGCGGGAGCGGAACGAGACCATCCTGGATCGCCTGCGCGAACTCGGGTATCTGCTCGAGTGGGACGACGTGCTCGCCGAGGCGGGCGGCGAGGTGGTCGGCCGGCCGCATTTCGCGCAGGCGCTCATCACCCGGGGTTACTTCAAGCAGAAGCGCCCCGTATTCGACCGGCTGCTCGGACGCGGCCAGCCGGCCTATGCGGAACGCTTCCGCTTTTCCCCGTCCCGGTGCATTAAATTGATTACGCGCGCCGGCGGCGCGCCGGTGGTGGCGCACCCGGTATCGCTGCGGCTACCCCGCGGCAAGCTCCGCGATCTGCTGAGCAGCCTCAAAGACCTCGGGCTCGCCGGGGTGGAGGTCTTCTACCCGGAACATAACGAACGCCAGGTCCGCGTATACCGCAAGCTGGCCCGCGAACTCAGGCTGGTCATGACCGGCGGCAGCGACTACCACGGTTCCTTTACCCCCCAGCTTTCAATCGGCCGCGGATTCGGAGACCTCCACGTCCCCGATTCCGCGCTCCGTCAGCTCCGCGCGAGGATGGCCCGGACCCGGTTGCCCGGCCGAGATGGATGA
- a CDS encoding ATP-binding protein: protein MKRRRRRKQRNKGVLFHRSLTVRLMLCMLLPTVLLALFSVYFFRNHERQRIAESAERQVRQMGRTGARLVEFQVDAFREEVRSLAMDPILTEALPEADPVFLRSRLQLLRARDGMASILVFSPEGELWAEGGGGLENFEELPEPGSADKEGVTQGFLVHDGDRIYTAAYAPLKQRDESSYVLFAARKLELGPAFPNTLLVCDGRIQSSSSDAYFLRPFLRIVEGQPRRNDFHLKEHDVRLIRVPLTGIPIDRGYLVSGLNLRPMILKNHAFVQRSLQVMGLLVLLLVLLALTITKRLTKPLQQLVEAAGHIADNRSRGADEWLPERRDEIGVLNDSLRMMTDQLSQTITELKQARESAEAANRAKSEFLANMSHEIRTPMNAMIGMADLLTRSPLNQEQHDCVENIRTSSELLMAIINDILDLTKIELGKLELEIAPMDLYTTVDKLCRLMRGQTAGKGVELVLHYAEDTPRRVKGDQARIRQIVMNLLSNAIKFTREGRIDVDVRALDSAEDSTEFQITVRDTGIGIEQHRVERLFEPFTQADSSTTRLYGGTGLGLAITKRLVDSMDGRMAVVSEKGRGSSFTATIPLAVDDSPVGAEEETEEIPDVEDLCWSRVPRVLLAEDNRMNQIVAHRLLEQCGCEVEVTRNGQEALDAVREQEFDLVLMDCQMPVLDGYEATRRIRRLEKGRMPIVALTAHALKGDRERSLDAGMNDHLTKPIREESVKRILARHLKPLLKEPNEAR from the coding sequence ATGAAGCGTCGGCGCAGAAGAAAGCAGCGGAATAAAGGGGTTCTGTTTCATCGGTCGCTGACGGTGCGCCTGATGTTGTGCATGCTGCTTCCGACCGTCCTGCTCGCGCTGTTCTCGGTCTACTTTTTCCGCAATCACGAGCGTCAGCGCATCGCCGAGAGCGCCGAACGCCAGGTCCGCCAGATGGGCCGGACGGGCGCGAGACTGGTGGAATTTCAGGTCGACGCCTTCCGCGAGGAGGTGCGGAGCCTGGCCATGGATCCGATTCTCACCGAAGCGCTGCCGGAGGCCGATCCCGTTTTTCTGCGCTCCCGCCTGCAGCTTCTGCGTGCGCGCGACGGGATGGCCTCGATCCTCGTCTTTTCGCCGGAGGGGGAACTATGGGCTGAGGGGGGGGGCGGGCTGGAAAACTTCGAGGAACTCCCCGAACCAGGGTCCGCGGATAAGGAGGGGGTGACGCAGGGGTTTCTGGTTCACGACGGCGACCGCATCTACACGGCCGCGTACGCGCCGCTCAAGCAGAGGGACGAATCCAGTTATGTGCTCTTCGCCGCCAGGAAACTCGAACTCGGACCGGCCTTCCCCAATACCCTGCTCGTGTGCGACGGGCGCATCCAGTCCTCCTCGTCGGACGCGTACTTTCTGCGGCCTTTTCTGCGGATCGTGGAAGGCCAGCCGCGCCGGAACGATTTCCACCTGAAGGAGCACGATGTGCGCCTCATCCGCGTCCCGCTGACGGGGATTCCGATCGACCGGGGCTACCTGGTTTCCGGCCTCAACCTGCGCCCGATGATCCTCAAGAACCACGCGTTCGTTCAACGTTCGCTCCAGGTGATGGGTCTGCTCGTCCTCCTGCTCGTACTGCTCGCGCTGACGATCACGAAGCGGCTTACCAAACCGCTGCAGCAGCTGGTCGAGGCGGCCGGCCATATCGCGGACAACCGCTCACGCGGCGCGGACGAATGGCTGCCCGAGCGGCGCGATGAAATCGGCGTGCTCAACGACTCGCTGCGGATGATGACCGACCAGCTCAGCCAGACCATCACCGAACTCAAGCAGGCGCGCGAATCGGCCGAGGCCGCCAACCGGGCCAAGAGCGAATTTCTCGCCAATATGTCGCACGAAATCCGGACGCCGATGAATGCCATGATCGGTATGGCCGATCTTCTGACCCGCTCCCCGCTGAACCAGGAGCAGCACGACTGTGTGGAGAACATCAGGACGTCGAGCGAACTGCTCATGGCGATCATCAACGATATTCTGGACCTGACGAAAATCGAGCTCGGAAAACTCGAGCTGGAGATCGCGCCGATGGATCTCTATACGACCGTCGACAAGCTCTGCCGCCTGATGCGCGGCCAGACCGCCGGTAAGGGGGTCGAACTGGTCCTGCACTATGCCGAGGATACGCCCCGCCGCGTGAAGGGCGACCAGGCCCGCATCCGGCAGATCGTGATGAACCTGCTCAGCAACGCGATCAAGTTCACCCGTGAGGGCAGGATCGATGTCGATGTGCGCGCACTGGATTCCGCGGAGGACAGTACCGAATTCCAGATCACCGTCCGCGACACCGGAATCGGGATCGAACAGCACCGGGTGGAGCGGCTGTTCGAGCCCTTTACGCAGGCCGACAGCTCGACCACGCGCCTCTACGGGGGTACGGGGCTCGGCCTCGCCATTACCAAGCGACTCGTGGACAGCATGGACGGCCGCATGGCGGTGGTCAGTGAGAAGGGGCGGGGGTCCTCCTTTACCGCTACGATCCCCCTCGCAGTGGACGACTCCCCCGTCGGCGCGGAGGAAGAGACGGAGGAGATTCCGGACGTCGAGGACCTCTGCTGGAGTCGCGTGCCGCGGGTGCTGCTGGCCGAGGACAACCGCATGAACCAGATCGTGGCGCACCGCCTGCTCGAACAGTGCGGGTGCGAAGTGGAGGTTACGCGCAACGGGCAGGAGGCGCTGGATGCCGTCCGGGAGCAGGAATTCGATCTCGTGCTCATGGACTGCCAGATGCCGGTGCTCGACGGCTACGAGGCTACGCGCCGCATCCGCCGCCTGGAAAAGGGCCGGATGCCGATCGTGGCGCTGACGGCGCATGCGCTCAAGGGCGACCGCGAGCGCAGCCTGGATGCGGGCATGAACGACCATCTGACCAAACCCATCCGCGAAGAGAGCGTGAAACGCATTCTTGCTCGTCACCTTAAACCCCTGCTGAAAGAACCGAATGAAGCCCGATGA
- the hflX gene encoding GTPase HflX — MGGTDSVSDRRKERAVLVGVVLGDEPEHETRESLDELGRLAGSAGAEETGRFVCRQNKVRPGYYIGTGKAAEIGAWAEEHPADTLVFDENLSPVQGRNLEKATGLRVIDRTQLIMDIFAQHARTREGQLQVELAQLEYLLPRLRRMWTHLERQKGGIGLRGPGETQIEMDRRRIQMQIKRLKRDLELVRRRRAEQRKGRKRGGWSLVSIVGYTNAGKSTLLNRLAGASVHADSALFATLDPTIRRVELPGHEPVLLSDTVGFISKLPHSLVEAFKATLEEVVEADLLLHVVDASHPRAADQARAVNEVLEELGVGDKPVFCALNKIDRAEGRHRSRRLLRDLAPAAALSARSGEGVETLKEALADRLRSSKTLVEMRIPIGEGRLIAELHRRGTVLEEAYDHDAARIKARIPPDMRDDCARFVTFS; from the coding sequence ATGGGCGGAACAGACTCCGTATCTGACCGGCGGAAAGAAAGGGCCGTGCTGGTGGGCGTAGTGCTCGGAGACGAGCCCGAACACGAGACGCGCGAATCGCTGGATGAGCTGGGCCGGCTCGCGGGGAGCGCCGGGGCGGAGGAGACCGGGCGATTCGTCTGCCGCCAGAACAAGGTCCGGCCCGGGTACTACATCGGAACGGGGAAAGCCGCGGAAATCGGCGCCTGGGCGGAGGAGCACCCCGCGGACACCCTTGTGTTCGACGAAAACCTCTCGCCGGTCCAGGGGCGCAACCTGGAAAAGGCCACGGGGCTGCGGGTCATCGACCGCACCCAGCTGATCATGGACATCTTCGCGCAGCACGCGCGCACCCGGGAGGGCCAGCTCCAGGTCGAACTCGCCCAGCTCGAATACCTGCTTCCGCGGCTGCGGCGCATGTGGACCCACCTCGAACGGCAGAAGGGCGGGATCGGCCTGCGGGGCCCCGGCGAGACCCAGATCGAGATGGACCGCCGCCGGATCCAGATGCAGATCAAGCGCCTCAAGCGGGATCTGGAGCTGGTTCGCCGCCGCCGCGCAGAGCAGCGCAAGGGTAGAAAGAGGGGCGGCTGGTCGCTCGTATCGATCGTGGGCTACACCAATGCCGGCAAGTCCACACTGCTCAACCGGCTCGCCGGCGCCTCCGTGCATGCCGATTCCGCGCTCTTCGCCACGCTCGATCCCACGATCCGGCGCGTCGAACTTCCCGGACACGAGCCCGTCCTGCTCTCGGATACGGTGGGGTTCATCAGCAAACTTCCCCACTCGCTGGTCGAGGCCTTCAAGGCGACGCTCGAGGAAGTCGTCGAAGCCGACCTGCTTCTGCACGTCGTCGATGCCTCCCACCCGCGCGCCGCGGACCAGGCGCGTGCGGTGAACGAGGTGCTGGAGGAACTGGGCGTAGGGGACAAGCCCGTCTTCTGTGCGCTGAACAAGATCGACCGCGCGGAGGGCCGGCACCGCAGCCGCCGGCTGCTCCGCGATCTCGCTCCGGCTGCGGCTCTGTCGGCCCGCAGCGGGGAAGGCGTCGAGACGCTCAAAGAGGCACTCGCCGACCGGCTGCGTTCCTCGAAGACGCTGGTCGAGATGCGCATCCCGATAGGGGAAGGACGGCTGATCGCCGAACTGCACCGCCGCGGAACGGTGCTGGAGGAAGCCTACGATCACGACGCCGCGAGAATTAAGGCCCGGATTCCCCCCGATATGCGCGACGATTGTGCACGCTTTGTGACCTTTTCCTGA
- a CDS encoding class II glutamine amidotransferase — MSEHIGHECGIAAIRLLKPLDYYIHKYGTALYAVNKLYLLMEKQRNRGQDGAGAAALKLGMHPGDAYFARVRSTEADPSTRVYEQMRAPFDEFEREDSGGERTVEELKRHAPFAAEILMGHLRYATRGKGGPEYCHPFLRENNWQTRNLAVAGNFNLTNNDELFRLLTDLGQHPPSHTDTEMMLEKIGHFLDEANERLFRRYRRQNLSGPRISGRIAAELDMGDVLRAALRDFDGGYVITGLVGHGELFVARDPQGIRPVFYYRDEEALVVASERPAIQTAFSARLDEVAELEPGHAMLVDRSGTVRIERVAEPAERAPCSFERIYFSRGTDADIYHERKKLGARLCDPILGAIGGDFEHTVFSYIPNTAETAFLGLSDEMRRRYLQRLRDRLSNGEAHTEDRLDAVFSTPPRFEKIMTKDAKLRTFIASGKERKGMVALAYDTTYGVVRRGEDTLVVLDDSIVRGTTLRESILRILDRIGPKKILVVSSAPQIRYPDCYGIDMSKLRDFVAFEAAVALLHERGMAERLDEVYAACRESEARPRTEAVNHVKRIYEPFTAEDISGRIAQMLRPEDMNAELQIIYQTIEDLHQACPSHRGDWYFTGHYPTPGGNRVANRAFMHYVEKRDERAY, encoded by the coding sequence ATGAGCGAACACATCGGCCACGAGTGCGGCATTGCGGCGATCAGGCTGCTGAAGCCTCTCGACTACTACATCCACAAGTACGGCACCGCGCTGTACGCGGTCAACAAGCTGTACCTGCTCATGGAGAAGCAGCGGAACCGCGGGCAGGACGGAGCGGGTGCGGCGGCGCTCAAGCTGGGTATGCATCCGGGCGACGCCTACTTCGCACGGGTGAGATCGACTGAGGCCGACCCCTCGACCCGGGTTTACGAACAGATGCGCGCGCCGTTCGACGAGTTCGAGCGCGAGGACAGCGGAGGCGAACGGACGGTCGAGGAATTGAAGCGGCACGCTCCCTTCGCCGCCGAGATCCTCATGGGGCATCTCCGCTACGCGACGCGCGGGAAGGGCGGTCCGGAATACTGCCATCCGTTTCTGAGGGAAAACAACTGGCAGACGCGCAATCTCGCCGTGGCGGGAAACTTCAATCTGACCAATAACGACGAGCTGTTCCGGCTGCTCACCGACCTCGGGCAGCATCCTCCCAGTCATACGGATACGGAGATGATGCTCGAGAAGATCGGCCACTTTCTCGACGAGGCCAACGAAAGGCTCTTCCGCCGCTACCGCCGCCAGAACCTGAGCGGCCCCCGTATTTCCGGGCGCATCGCCGCCGAGCTGGATATGGGCGATGTGCTGCGCGCGGCGCTGCGCGATTTCGACGGCGGGTATGTCATTACCGGACTCGTCGGTCATGGAGAACTGTTCGTCGCCCGCGATCCCCAGGGCATCCGCCCGGTCTTTTATTATCGCGATGAGGAAGCGCTTGTCGTGGCTTCCGAACGCCCCGCGATCCAGACCGCGTTCAGTGCCCGCCTCGACGAGGTGGCCGAACTCGAGCCCGGCCACGCGATGCTCGTGGACCGGTCGGGGACTGTGCGCATCGAGCGCGTCGCCGAACCCGCGGAACGCGCTCCCTGTTCGTTCGAGCGCATCTATTTCTCCCGCGGCACCGATGCGGACATCTACCACGAACGGAAGAAACTGGGCGCGCGGCTCTGCGATCCGATCCTCGGGGCCATCGGAGGCGATTTCGAGCACACCGTGTTTTCCTACATCCCGAATACGGCCGAGACGGCCTTCCTGGGGCTGTCGGACGAAATGCGCCGCCGCTACCTCCAACGGCTTCGCGACCGGTTGTCCAACGGCGAGGCCCATACCGAGGACCGGCTCGACGCGGTGTTCTCCACGCCGCCGCGGTTTGAGAAGATCATGACCAAGGACGCCAAGCTGCGGACGTTCATCGCTTCGGGCAAGGAGCGCAAGGGCATGGTCGCCCTGGCTTACGATACGACCTACGGGGTGGTCCGCCGCGGCGAGGACACGCTGGTCGTGCTCGACGACTCGATTGTCCGCGGAACCACGCTTCGCGAGAGCATCCTGCGCATCCTCGACCGCATCGGGCCGAAGAAGATCCTCGTGGTCTCCTCCGCGCCCCAGATCCGCTACCCCGACTGCTACGGGATCGACATGTCGAAACTGCGCGACTTCGTGGCCTTCGAAGCCGCCGTCGCACTGCTGCATGAACGGGGGATGGCGGAGCGGCTCGACGAGGTGTACGCCGCCTGCCGCGAGAGCGAAGCGCGCCCGCGGACCGAGGCGGTGAACCACGTGAAGCGCATCTATGAGCCGTTCACGGCCGAGGATATTTCCGGGCGGATCGCGCAGATGCTGAGACCGGAAGATATGAACGCGGAACTGCAGATCATCTACCAGACCATCGAGGATCTCCACCAGGCCTGCCCCTCGCACCGCGGCGACTGGTATTTTACCGGTCATTATCCCACCCCCGGCGGAAACCGGGTGGCCAACCGCGCGTTTATGCATTATGTTGAGAAGCGCGACGAGCGGGCGTATTGA
- the lpxA gene encoding acyl-ACP--UDP-N-acetylglucosamine O-acyltransferase, translating to MSESRIHRTAVVEDGAELGTSVSVGPFAWIGPGTKIGDHADIGPHAVVHPWTTVGHGTRVHAGAVLGDLPQDLKFEPCVSYVRIGADCVLREGVTVHRGTGEGSVTELGAGCYLMAFSHVGHNSTLGERVIMANGALLGGHVEVGEGSFISGNVSVHQFVRIGRLVMMGGNSGVSRDVPPFCTVSSLRRNRLSGLNTVGLRRAGLEAAARREIKRTYRRLFQSGLPLSRALAELDEEPPASPEAAEMIEFIRASRRGVCGAERGAGESSGREMR from the coding sequence GTGAGCGAGAGCAGAATACACCGGACCGCCGTCGTCGAAGACGGCGCGGAACTGGGGACGTCGGTGAGCGTCGGCCCGTTCGCCTGGATCGGCCCCGGGACGAAGATCGGGGATCATGCGGATATCGGACCGCACGCGGTTGTACACCCCTGGACGACGGTGGGCCACGGAACCCGCGTTCACGCCGGAGCGGTGCTCGGCGACCTGCCGCAGGATCTCAAGTTCGAACCCTGTGTCAGTTATGTGCGCATCGGTGCGGACTGCGTGCTGCGCGAGGGCGTGACGGTCCATCGCGGCACCGGGGAGGGTTCGGTGACCGAGCTCGGCGCGGGGTGTTACCTGATGGCCTTTTCGCACGTGGGCCACAATTCCACGCTCGGCGAACGCGTGATTATGGCCAACGGGGCGCTGCTGGGCGGTCACGTCGAAGTGGGCGAGGGCAGTTTTATCAGCGGCAACGTCTCGGTCCACCAGTTTGTCCGCATCGGTCGCCTGGTCATGATGGGCGGCAACAGCGGGGTCTCCAGGGACGTGCCGCCGTTCTGCACGGTCAGTTCGCTGCGCCGCAACCGGCTGTCCGGCCTGAACACGGTCGGTCTGCGCCGCGCGGGACTCGAGGCCGCGGCGCGACGCGAGATCAAACGCACCTACCGCCGCCTCTTCCAGTCCGGCCTGCCGCTGAGCCGGGCCCTGGCCGAACTGGACGAGGAGCCCCCCGCATCACCGGAGGCGGCCGAGATGATCGAATTCATCCGCGCCTCGCGCCGCGGGGTATGCGGCGCCGAACGCGGGGCGGGCGAGTCCTCCGGACGGGAAATGCGATGA
- a CDS encoding metallophosphoesterase family protein, which yields MNRRAHIRRRAFMAGAAITAGSGAVGMTSKRKPEPVRFGLITDVHYAARPPRGDRYYRLAAVKLRRAIARLRDEAPDFVVGIGDLKDQDDPPRREASLRYARTAAGLLKGAGVPVHAVLGNHDVDSLSKAEFIAAVHGPDAGPAPHYSFDRGGVHFVVLDANYRADGVGYDRGNFDWRDTHIPGEQVDWLQRDLAGSGGPAVVFCHQRLDGTGPFHVNNAAEVRSVLEEHGRVAAVFHGHDHGGATGRLGGIGYYTLPAMVDGPDLETDTAFAMAEVFADGRCRVRGFARAPDGSAPA from the coding sequence ATGAACCGCAGAGCGCACATCCGGCGCCGGGCGTTCATGGCCGGCGCGGCGATCACGGCCGGGAGCGGTGCTGTGGGGATGACATCAAAACGAAAGCCTGAGCCCGTGCGGTTCGGGCTGATCACGGACGTCCATTACGCCGCGCGTCCCCCGCGCGGCGACCGCTATTACCGCCTGGCCGCGGTGAAGCTCCGTCGCGCGATCGCCCGCCTGCGGGACGAAGCGCCGGATTTCGTGGTCGGAATCGGCGATCTGAAAGACCAGGACGATCCGCCGCGCAGGGAGGCCTCTCTTCGCTACGCGCGCACGGCAGCAGGTCTACTGAAGGGGGCCGGAGTCCCCGTTCACGCCGTGCTCGGCAATCACGATGTAGACAGCCTCAGTAAGGCGGAATTTATCGCCGCCGTGCACGGGCCGGACGCCGGTCCGGCGCCGCACTACTCGTTCGACCGCGGAGGAGTGCACTTCGTAGTTCTCGACGCCAACTACCGCGCCGACGGGGTGGGGTATGATCGAGGCAATTTCGACTGGCGGGACACGCACATTCCCGGTGAGCAGGTCGACTGGCTGCAACGCGATCTGGCCGGGTCAGGCGGTCCCGCCGTGGTCTTCTGCCATCAGCGCCTCGACGGCACCGGCCCCTTTCACGTGAACAACGCCGCCGAGGTCCGGTCCGTGCTCGAGGAACACGGCCGCGTCGCCGCCGTGTTTCACGGCCACGATCACGGGGGCGCGACCGGGCGGCTGGGCGGCATCGGCTACTATACGCTGCCGGCGATGGTCGACGGCCCGGACCTCGAGACCGACACCGCGTTCGCGATGGCCGAGGTCTTCGCGGACGGCCGGTGCCGCGTGCGGGGGTTCGCCCGCGCCCCGGACGGGTCCGCTCCCGCCTGA
- the radC gene encoding RadC family protein produces the protein MKPDEPDHPAGPEGPSADALPSSPAPLCGVPLRERPRETFERMGARHVPDAVLLAILMRSGVRGCNVIELAREILARYGSLSALARASVRELSRIRGVGRVKAQVLHAALELSRRMAEEEREERPRMASPASVAALLRDDVLRLENEVFWVLLLDARHRLLSPPNLVTRGLLDSSLVHPREVFREAVRSSAAAVIVAHNHPSGDPEPSAGDLAVTRKLIAAGRIMDIRLLDHVICVPRDAGTGREYLSLRAAGLLNFEEGSEGCG, from the coding sequence ATGAAGCCCGATGAGCCTGACCACCCGGCCGGTCCTGAGGGCCCGTCCGCGGACGCCCTGCCGTCCTCGCCGGCGCCCCTGTGCGGCGTGCCTCTGCGTGAGCGTCCCCGCGAGACCTTTGAACGCATGGGCGCCCGCCACGTGCCCGATGCGGTCCTCCTCGCGATCCTGATGCGCAGCGGGGTGCGCGGCTGCAATGTGATTGAACTCGCGCGGGAGATTCTCGCGCGCTACGGCTCGCTCTCCGCGCTCGCCCGCGCGTCGGTCCGGGAACTCAGCCGCATCCGCGGGGTGGGGCGCGTCAAGGCCCAGGTGCTGCACGCCGCCCTCGAGCTTTCACGACGCATGGCCGAGGAGGAACGCGAAGAGCGCCCCCGAATGGCCTCGCCCGCCAGCGTGGCCGCCCTGCTGCGCGACGACGTCCTGCGCCTGGAGAACGAGGTGTTCTGGGTGCTGCTGCTCGATGCCCGGCACCGGCTGCTCTCACCGCCGAACCTCGTCACCCGCGGTCTGCTGGATTCGAGTCTCGTGCATCCGCGCGAGGTCTTTCGCGAGGCGGTGCGGTCGAGCGCGGCGGCGGTCATCGTGGCGCACAACCACCCCTCGGGCGATCCCGAACCCTCGGCCGGGGACCTGGCGGTGACGCGAAAACTGATCGCGGCGGGCCGCATCATGGACATCCGGCTGCTCGATCACGTAATATGTGTGCCCCGCGACGCGGGAACAGGCCGGGAATACCTCAGCCTGCGCGCGGCGGGACTGCTGAATTTCGAAGAGGGAAGCGAGGGGTGCGGGTGA